ataacaggcaaagctaccgctagtgctgctgccaaacgcgcactctgatatcattggagttgatagagccacctgattggtttaaacctccaaaacagcaacgcaatccatagttttgtgtaggcaacattttggcgaaactatgttcataaaatgtaacgagtaacagcacatattgcagaaatgtagcggagtaaaagtatagataatagctaaaaaatgtaatgtagtaaaagtaaaaagtatgcactattatttttacttaagtaaagtacagatacgtaaaaatgtacttaagtaaagtaacgaagtaaaaatacttcgttacattccaccactgagtaAAACCCACAACCCTTCACCTCTGAGACCAATGGTCTAGATAGCACCTTTTTATCTAGTCCTCGCGGCCTATGATCTCTCTGTTTGATCCCCTGTAGAGATTCCAgccacacctcacctcctcacctgtgGCTAAGAACCTTCccaaggttacttttgaaacaAAGTTCTCCTTCCGCGAAGTGATGAAATCAGTGTCTCCGTCTctggaagagaaaacaaaagagttTCACCAGGCAATACTTAAAGGTAGgtattttttctttcaaaatgatAATGCCACAGGCAAGTGAGGCCAGAGGTGCACCTGGATCTCGCTGGGCGGGCCATAAGGAGATTGTGTTCCAAGATTgagtcatcttgtaacaaagaaaaagggctggaattccaatgaggtgtttcaggcagctgagaaaagtggtttctgtgggagagagttactccctctggtgtgTACCTTGGGCTTTTGTAACTTTGGGAGGACAAGGAGCAGAAAACAAGTAAACAGCCAAGGTCACAAGGTCAGAGTGGAATACAATAAATACGGGCAAGCTAAGTAACTTCAAATTAGTAAATTAGAAAAAGCTTGAATGTGGTGTGAGAATCTGAACAGataatggtgatgaggaacaggtgagGCATGACTATGACCAGCATCCTAGGAGTAGTTGAGAGCAATATGGAGAAGTTTTCTGTTATTCAGACATCAGTCACACATAACTTCCTCTGCTCCTTTCATAGTCACGGGCTTCATGAAGGGGGACACGGTCAAACTGAGGTCCGTCAGGAGACCGTACTCTAGATACAGGTACAACCAAAACACTGAGGCGAAAGAGTCGATCAGAGCTCAGGAGATAGAGGTGAGTCGAGTGAGACAGAAGCAGCTAGAGCTGAAGATCGCTAAGCTAAGCAACTCCATCCAATTGAGTGGTGTGGGTGAGGTAACAGGTAAGACCCTTTTGGATTTACACTCATTTTCATCACATGCAGAAGTACTGATGTAAATGATTCATGTGGACAATATAACAACAAATAAATTATCATTTTTTTCCCATGAGAATTTGTAGAAAAAGAAACTTATTACCAATCATATACAGTACTACTGTTGTGTTAAATGAATGATAAATGGATTCTCTTATGTTCTACAGGGCTCGATACCGTGACCGTACACTTTCCTGAGCACCCTGGTTGGAGGGGGAGTTATTCTAAGCTggaactgagagaaagaaagatccatgataataatgatgataataatctCTGACATATTTTCTTTCCctgacatttattttgtaccgaCCAAAACCACCCTGTCCCTCTATCCTAATGCTCTGCTGATGCTCTATGCAAATACCTTCGACATTTATTTTATGTAACATTATGAACCGCTGCAAAGATCACATCTTGAAAATCATTCATGAATCGATTACCTCGCTCTTCTTTCTGCCTTTGTGAGCGTGTAACAATCTCACAATTGCTCACAATGGTGCATGTCACTTTGGCAGCGTCACAGTAGAGTGGAATTTATTAACACAATGCAGCCTAGACTTTCCTGAGCTCTCTGGTTGGCAGTGGAGTTCTTCTGAGCTGGAACTGGTATACAAGATAAATAAAGATCCATGATCACTTACTTATCTACTTCCCCTGACGTTTATTTTGGACCGACCAAAACCACCCTGTCCCTCTATGCAAATGCTCTGCTGATGCTCTATGCAAATACCTTTGACCTTTATTTTATGTAACATTATGAACAGCTGCAAAGATCCCATCTTGAAATCATTCATGAATTGATTTCTCCGCTCTTCTTTCTGCCTTTGTTAGCGTGTAACAATCTCCATATTATAATCTCACAATAGTGTGTCACTTTTGCTGTTTCACAGTAGAGTGGAATTTATTAACACAATGCAGCTTATATGTCAATGCAGCAATGCCTTTGTTTCTTGCTCACAAAGTTTAATCTATAGAAGACTTACGACCTGTTAATCAGTTAAAGACTTAAGTTGTTCTTTGAATTAATTTTCTTGTCATGTAAGGGTAGGTGCAAAGTAATGCACATTATACATCACAGTTTTATCAGTGCCGATGTTGGAGTATATTTCTCCTTGAGGCTTtatgaataaacaaaaaaactgcatgaattcatgtttgtttatgaTGTCTTTTACTGGAGTGTCATCAAGAGATGATCGAGgatcagatggagagacacGAGGGGGCTTTGGGGTCTACAGTACAAgggtgtgtgctcgtgtgtgtgtgtgctcgtgtgtgtgcatgtgtgtccgtgtgcatgtgagtgtgtgtgcatgtgtgtccgtgtgcatgtgagtgtgtgtgcgtgtgtcagccTGAAATTAGGCTAAAGAGCGTCAGCCAACAGAAAGAGGATATATTATTTTAGTACCACCTAGACAAGGTATCATGAATTAGTGTGACTAGTCATCACGATCATGGCATGGACATGGTCCTTTGTCAGCGATGGAAGATAGCAATATGTTGGTCACAGGTCGTAGCAACAGTGCTAGGAAATACAGTGCATGTGATTTGCTGGTAAGGCGATTGCCAAAAGGCCTTGTTGCCCATCTGATATAAAGACTAGggccctcatttataaaatgttgcgtagaaaccatcctcCATTTGATCTAAGACATTTTCAGAAATTATTGCAAGTGTGATTCACAGAAAACGAACataggcacaaaaaaaaacgtgtaTGCCAATCCTTcagttataaatcacaaattaTCGTGGAATGGTGCgcaactgaatctccgccctcaaaacgcccctacttaacCTAATTACCATATAAATTGAGCGcattctcaatgcacaaactctctgtggcaatggcaagcaagaaagaaacacgtaaaaagaagaattatagtgaggctgaaatagacgttctgctgatggaagagcagatgcgggcccaaaacattgtttgaaagcctgtctggtggagtaatggcaaaagcaaagtatgtgacATGGTAGTAGACACGTCTCCGAAACACCAGCAGCCGCACCTtcggcacgagcagcaccagaagccgcatctgcggcagcagcacctgctgcaccagcatcggggcctcgctGGCCATCGCCAGCTTCCTCTTCGGCCTGTCTTGCATCAGGGTGTCGCTGGCCTTCACCAGCTTCCATCATGTTGGGTATTATCCCAGGCCATCCTTCggacacaaagggacttgaatgagtctgttagtgaggttgttgccgaaccCTGTCCGCTATTAAGGGTTCcttgaacaaacgtgcctaaataaaacattctgaagaaaatgtgaacacgtgtgcatttattcttatcaaCATTAATTACCTGTTGGTATAGTTGTCTATagtctatgccatggcttaaacagatgttgtgtagcacacaacagactaggatgatctggcaaaccttttcggggtcatatagcaatctccctcccgatgcatccaaacaaccttcccttcagcatgccgaccgcgcacgggcatgtgctgtatttaaGTGGGCTTcataggctgtctgagtgtgcacaATTGGGGTGAGAAGCCTTtggaaccctgttttacgcaggAAATACTCTTCCACATTTTGCTGTTCCTGGGCATTGTATGGAAATTGCGGACATAGAGGAATAATACAGCGAAGAACATTGGGCTAAATTCTGCTTAATGATGACTGGGATATACCCGACTGGTCTCCAATTTCTCGTTGGAACATTCATGTAGCCAGGAACCCAAGAACTGGcaaaacctgaacctgaacagGTATGGCCTGGTTGCGTCTGGTGCGTCTCCTACCTGGTACCTGCTTATCAGCCATACATCATCCTGTGTCAAAAAGTCTGCGGGATCACGAAAAACCCTAAGGACATTATTGCGCGTttggcaatatcctctaacaacgccaatgcagcgatatctcctactgaaaacttagccgaaatgttttacacgcgTTTTTGTCCTAAGGACTGATGCAATTTTAATTATTCAAatagtttaattgattttattgagcgaaacattaaTTTGGCTTttcaccattagccctaatggtgcCGGtgatggtgacgatgatgatgatgaaactacgtgtcggcgctcggagagttccgaattcctgcagtactccagtattgccacaaggaaatataCTTACGCGAAATAGAACCTATAGAATAAAGAATAGAATAAAGATGTTTTTTAGGAATCTGTACtttgacgtggatttgatcgcacaaacactctaagatcaaatctgtgcgtaagtacgttttataaatgagggccCAGGAGATATCATAATAGGTTAGTGAGGCAGCTGAATATTGGAGATACTCTCCACTGACtgctttttttgtgtatgtcttgCTGACTGTGTCCACCGGACAGAAagacgaaaaaaaaacagtaatagTAATTATTTTTTGTGTCTCAAACCAAAGGTATTTATTGTCAAATCACACAGAATACTCTTAATACATCGGTGCTACTGCTGGTGTTTAGAAGTCAGTTTTGCTGTCTTTTAGCTAGTTAACTCGCTAGCTCTTTTTGCCTCTAAATGTTCTTCAGTCGTAATTGTAGAAGAACCCTGGAAGTCAGGGCTTCATGGCCCAGTTAGATGGGAGATATTAAGAACCTCTAGAGGAAGCAAACAATGCTTTTAAAAGCCAGAGGTGCCTTAGTGTGAGTTATGTGAATATTTCTGTTGGATTCTTACATGTTTCATTACTTTAGTGTTTAGTGGGATTGCTTTTTAGTGTCTGGTAGTGGGAAGTCTTCTAATAAGACCAAATATAGTTTTATGAAGACTTTTGCAACTTTACAATGTTCCTTGaagatgtgtgtctgagcagaaGCAGGAAGTACCTACATTCCAACACTCAAAGTGGTGAAATTAAAGTGCGTAGCCTTCcttttagtctgtgtatgtgtgtatgtgtgcctgtggctgtgtggtaggtgaaactctcttttagtctgtgtatgtgtgtctgtgtggtaggtgaaactctcttttagtctgtgtatgtttgcctgtgtggtaggtgaaactctcttttagtctgtgtacgtatgcctgtgtggtaggtgaaatTCTAttttagtctgtgtatgtgtgcctgtgcactttggAATTAACCAGAGAAGGGGCAGAACATGTTTTTACAGGCCATGGGTGCCTTAAGGCTAATCACATGAATTGTTTTTCTTTCGTAATATTATTAACATATTTTGTAATATGTTACATGCTTGATAACCTCTTAAATGGGGTTGGCTTGAATGTCTGGTTGTGGGATACCATGTCTCTTCATAACACAATAGTGTTCTGAAATGAATTAGGGGGTTTCTAGACTACTGCAATCTTGCCCTGTGCCTTTAAGGCAGGTGTGCACATATAACcaggaagaaacacaaacactcccacttcTGGTGAAACGAGACCTACTTAGCTTTCCTTGTAGCCCGaacgtgtgtgactgtgtgctaggtgaaactctcttttagtctgtgtatgtgtgcctgtgtggtcgGTGAAATGGCCAGTGCTTCAGTGTTTCAGGATGAGTTCTGCTGTCCTATCTGTCTGGATCTTCTGACGGACCCAGTGACTGTtacctgtggacacagtttctgttTGAAGTGTATTACAGGgtgctgggatcaggaagacCATAAGGGTgtttacagctgcccccagtgcagagagACCTTCACTCCTAGACCTGTTCTTCGCAGAAACACAATGATGGCTGATGTTGTGGAGAAActgaagaagacagaagtcCAGTCTGATGCCACGGCTCCTTCCAACGCCGGACCAGACGATGTGGAGTGTGATttctgcactgggagaaaacaCAAAGCCATTAAGTCGTGTCTAACATGCCTGGTTTCATATTGTGAAGTTCACATCCAGCCTCACTACGAAGTGCCTCGCCTAAGCAAGCACAAGCTAGTGAATGCCTCCTCCCGGCTACAAGAGAAGATCTGCTCACAACACGACAAGATCATTGAGGTGTTTTGTCGCACAGATCAGAAGTTAATATGTATGCTCTGTTCAATGGACGACCACAACGAACACAAAACTGTCTCCGCTATAGCAGAACAAACTGAGAAGCAGGttggttctctctctttctctttccatctctccctctctgtctttccctctctctctccctctctctcattgtttgcttgattgaattgaatagagTGAGAATAGTGATCAATCTGTATAAATCGTCAGTATTCTGTCAATACCCATCTTTTTATCTGTTGTAAATGTTGCCTTAAGCTATTGGATATTTGCCTGTGTACATTTATCCACAGAAAGTGTTgttggagatgaagagggacaACCAGAAGCAGATccagcagaaggagaaggaggtggaggaggtgaaacAAGCAAAGAAGTCTCTGCAGGTGATCACTGATAAACATGACTGATGTAAACTGTTTGTTGTACACTGTTGTTTTTGCTCCCTAGCAACCCCAGTATGTCTGAACCCTTTCGGTAAGAGTTGGGTTCTGTCGAATTAGTTTGATTTTTGAATTTCAGTTTTTACATTTCGTAAGTTCAGTTTCTTTCCCTTCTTGCGCGTTTTAAGTCTGTCTTGCTCTGCACAGACGATACTATTGAAGTTGCATGTGTTTAATCGCATGTACGTGAAAGTGAAACTTATACTACAAAcagacactagatggcagtgtagCACATTCTCTGGACCAATGTCAAATTACTAGCCTATATTACAACACTCCCACTTAATTTTACAATTGTATTAAGTCTTTTATGCTAACATACATCACTCAGACATGAACTTAAGGCAATATTCAACTTCACAAATAATGTCAAGATaaacccttaacacacacactagcaagtATCTTGTTATTCCTTAACTGTAAAATTAACCTTGCTATTCAGAACACAATTCAACAGCATTGAACAGTACGCCTTTTAAACTGTAGGACAAAGTCCGATCTCTCTTCTGAGATATTCACACTTCTGTCTAGGTACGGGCTTTGTCAGAATATCAGCCTTCATCTCATCTGTTGGACAGTATTTCAGCTGTATTTGTCcattctgcacacattcacGAATGTAATGGTAACGAATGTCTATGTGCTTGGTTCTTGAGTGATCGACTGGATTCTTCGCTATTGCGATGGCTCCTTGGTTGTCCTCATGGATCACAGTTGGTGTAGTGTCCATTCCGAGATCACTCAGAAGTCGTTGAAGCCAGGTACATTCTTGAGCTGCCTGGCTGAGTGCGACGTACTCTGCCTCAGCAGATGAGAGTGCAACTGTTGACTGCTTTTTACTGAGCCAACTCACTGCTCCTCCAcccagcagaaaaaaaacattgcctGTTGTTGAGTGACGATCATCTTGATCTCCTGCCCAGTCAGCATCTGAGAATCCGATCAACGCTCCAGATTCTGATCTTTCATACTTGAGAACAAGATTCAATGTCCCTTTCAGGTATCGAAGAATTCTCTTGACAGCAGTCAAGTGTGCTGCATTTGGATCTGCATTGAACTTTGATACAGCACTCCCTGCTTGTGCTATGTCTGGCCTTGTAGCCATTGCAGCATACAGCAGACTTCCTACCATGGACTGGTAAGTGCTTGGGTTCACAGGCTTACTTACGCCATCAATTTTTTTCAGCTTGACGTTTGCGTCAGCTGGAGTTGCAACGGGATTGGCATTGTCCATTTTATACTTTCGAAGTATTGCTTCAATGTAATGCTTCtgatgaagaaacacacaattcTTCTCATGATCTTGGACAACAGAGATGCCCAGGATGTAGGACAGCTCTCCCATGTCTTTCATCTTGTAACGCTTCTTCAGTGCAACTTTCAGTTCATTCATGCTTTCTTTTGACTcagtaatcagaatcagatcatCTACATACACAGCTAGTATCTCTAACTCCTGTTGagatctcacaaacacacagggatctGATGTACTCTGTTTGAAGCCTAGGTCTTTCATGAATTCTGTGAAAGTCTTGTTCCAGCAACGAGGAGATTGCTTCAGTCCATATATGGACTTCTTGAGCTTGCACACTAGATGTTCCTGTCCTGCTTTCACGTAGCCCTCCGGTTGCTCCATGTAACTTTCCTCTTCTAGATGTCCATTCAGGAATGCAGTTACTACATCCATCTGGTGTACGTGTAGA
This DNA window, taken from Clupea harengus unplaced genomic scaffold, Ch_v2.0.2, whole genome shotgun sequence, encodes the following:
- the LOC122129808 gene encoding E3 ubiquitin/ISG15 ligase TRIM25-like isoform X1, yielding MCACVVGEMASASVFQDEFCCPICLDLLTDPVTVTCGHSFCLKCITGCWDQEDHKGVYSCPQCRETFTPRPVLRRNTMMADVVEKLKKTEVQSDATAPSNAGPDDVECDFCTGRKHKAIKSCLTCLVSYCEVHIQPHYEVPRLSKHKLVNASSRLQEKICSQHDKIIEVFCRTDQKLICMLCSMDDHNEHKTVSAIAEQTEKQKVLLEMKRDNQKQIQQKEKEVEEVKQAKKSLQASAQKADEDTERIFTELISFMEKKRSEAKESIRAQERAEVSRAEGLLKQLELEIAKLKNRDAKMEQLQPIEDPIDFLQSFQSHFPSSPVAKNLPTFNPPGRNKMKSVPLLLRKEKPKQLSLSDMTKSVSPSLKEKSKQFSLSDMTKSVSLSLKEKPKLFSFSPVMKSVSPSLKEKTKQFSFSEVMKSVSPSLKEKTKQFLLDILRGKHLQNDM